One stretch of Nicotiana tabacum cultivar K326 chromosome 18, ASM71507v2, whole genome shotgun sequence DNA includes these proteins:
- the LOC107829625 gene encoding pentatricopeptide repeat-containing protein At5g09450, mitochondrial-like, with amino-acid sequence MAARSIFVTLTRKAGGRERSLFRSFSSTTEVIYEDSSSNTGEEEKGETGDDLKSRIFSLRVPKRSATNVLQKWVTEGRQVSISDLRHISKQLRNSRRFKHALEISEWLVYHNQDEAVDSDYATRIDLMTKVFGIDSAERYFEGLPTTVKTTETYTALLHSYASLGLTDKAEGLFERMKEANISLSTITYNEMMTLYMSVGQLEKVPLIVEEMKLQKVAPDLFTYNLWVSSCAAALNIDEVRRILDEISLGCDSGEHWLRYRNLVKIYITSGNLVNSGSNSVVESEKGITQREWISYDFLIILYGALGNKDKLDQIWKSLRMTNQKMTSRNYVCILSSYLMLGHMKEVGEIIDQWKQSAATDFDSSSCNRLLKAYSEVGLDERAAAFQLLLIQKGCDLIDESQ; translated from the exons ATGGCTGCTCGCTCCATTTTCGTCACTCTCACAAG AAAAGCTGGTGGCAGAGAAAGGAGTCTATTCAGATCTTTTAGTTCAACAACTGAAGTTATCTATGAAGACTCCTCCTCTAACACTGGGGAGGAAGAAAAGGGTGAAACGGGAGATGATTTAAAGAGCAGAATATTCAGTCTTAGAGTGCCCAAAAGAAGCGCCACCAACGTGCTTCAGAAATGGGTCACTGAAGGCCGACAAGTCTCCATCTCTGACCTCCGTCACATCTCCAAACAACTCCGCAACTCACGCAGATTCAAGCACGCCCTCGag ATCTCAGAATGGCTGGTTTACCACAATCAGGATGAAGCAGTGGACTCCGACTATGCCACCCGCATTGACTTGATGACCAAAGTTTTTGGAATTGATTCTGCTGAACGCTATTTTGAAGGACTTCCTACCACTGTAAAAACTACTGAAACATATACTGCTCTCCTCCACTCCTATGCTAGTTTGGGATTAACTGACAAAGCTGAGGGCCTCTTTGAAAGAATGAAAGAAGCAAATATTTCTCTGAGCACTATCACTTATAATGAGATGATGACTTTGTACATGTCTGTTGGACAGCTAGAGAAAGTACCTCTTATTGTTGAGGAGATGAAACTTCAAAAGGTTGCACCAGACCTATTTACTTATAATCTGTGGGTAAGTTCATGTGCTGCAGCTCTAAACATTGATGAGGTGAGACGGATTCTTGATGAAATAAGTCTTGGCTGTGACTCTGGTGAACATTGGTTAAGATATAGGAATCTTGTTAAAATATATATCACCTCAGGTAACCTTGTAAACTCAGGATCAAACTCTGTAGTTGAATCTGAGAAGGGTATCACACAAAGAGAATGGATATCATATGACTTTCTTATTATTCTCTATGGTGCATTGGGAAATAAAGACAAGCTTGATCAAATTTGGAAATCCTTACGGATGACTAATCAAAAAATGACTAGCAGAAATTATGTTTGCATACTCTCCTCATATCTCATGCTTGGACATATGAAGGAAGTTGGAGAAATTATTGATCAGTGGAAGCAATCTGCTGCGACAGATTTTGATAGCTCCAGCTGCAATAGACTTCTAAAGGCTTATAGCGAAGTTGGGTTGGACGAGAGAGCTGCAGCTTTCCAATTGCTTCTAATTCAGAAAGGCTGTGACCTTATAGATGAATCACAGTAG